A part of Pantoea vagans genomic DNA contains:
- a CDS encoding LysR family transcriptional regulator has product MLSSEIRYFLAVVESGSLSAASEKLFVAVSAISRQIQRLEAQVGVPLFERHARGMVLNEAGEIFAHHVRKSQLDMEYALAEIKGLKAVRRSLIRIACTDGMAFSLLPGLLAAFRLANPGALFAINVTHSQGVAACVRAGECDVALQFSLQPERSVEVLGSWPAPVLLAMHQSHPLASREVTLGDLHRWPLALPGHHTTVRQLFDLSCQMNDCVVEPVLTCDYFATLYHFLLHTPQAVTICSAFTLLFERESQNLVLRSLGVDQLSQRTLQLQTVSGRQRNAALTLFLEFLQQRLTEMDQQVRMG; this is encoded by the coding sequence ATGTTAAGCAGCGAGATACGCTATTTCCTGGCGGTCGTCGAGAGCGGTTCGCTGAGCGCCGCCAGTGAGAAACTGTTTGTGGCGGTGTCGGCGATCAGCCGTCAGATTCAGCGGCTGGAAGCGCAGGTCGGTGTTCCGCTGTTTGAACGGCATGCACGCGGCATGGTGCTGAATGAGGCGGGGGAAATTTTTGCGCATCACGTGCGTAAAAGTCAGCTTGATATGGAATATGCGCTGGCGGAGATTAAGGGCCTGAAAGCGGTACGCCGCAGCCTGATCCGTATCGCCTGCACGGATGGCATGGCGTTCAGTCTGTTACCTGGCCTGCTGGCGGCGTTTCGACTGGCAAATCCTGGCGCACTGTTTGCGATTAACGTGACGCATTCTCAGGGCGTGGCGGCATGCGTCAGGGCGGGTGAATGCGATGTGGCGCTGCAGTTCAGTCTGCAACCGGAGCGCAGCGTCGAGGTACTCGGCTCGTGGCCTGCCCCGGTTTTACTGGCGATGCATCAGTCACATCCGCTGGCGTCACGCGAGGTGACGCTGGGCGATTTGCATCGCTGGCCGCTGGCGCTGCCGGGCCATCACACCACCGTGCGGCAGCTGTTTGATCTCTCCTGTCAGATGAATGACTGCGTGGTTGAACCGGTATTGACCTGCGACTATTTCGCCACGCTCTATCACTTTTTGCTGCATACGCCACAGGCGGTGACCATCTGCAGCGCATTTACCCTGCTGTTTGAGCGCGAGTCCCAGAATCTGGTGTTGCGATCGCTGGGGGTGGATCAGTTGAGTCAGCGGACGTTGCAGCTTCAGACGGTGTCGGGTCGTCAGCGCAATGCGGCTCTGACGCTGTTTCTGGAGTTTTTGCAGCAGCGGCTGACGGAGATGGATCAGCAGGTGAGGATGGGATAA
- a CDS encoding M20 family metallopeptidase, which translates to MTEQQAVDQAMHYFDGGEFQQLLARRVACVTESQHASRRTELDHYLQQEIGPQLAAMGFTLHPFDNPQPGSPPFLIATRIEDPSKPTLLCYGHGDVVFGDDENWREGLSPWQLTAEGDRLYGRGSADNKGQHCVNLAALEQVWQARGGALGFNCKILFEMGEEISSPGLAEICQQQQALLKADLFIASDGPRLNALRPTLFLGSRGAANFRLTIQARDNAYHSGNWGGLLSNPGTQLASAIACLVNAQGVLQVAALKPDSLTDAVRAILSDIDVGGMPGDPALAEGWGEPGLTPAERLYGWNTLEVLAFETGNPARPMNAIPGSATAVCQLRFVVGTDWENLVLHVERHLHQHGFDNVSVEFLRGSPATRLDPQDPLVDWALDTLARSSGKKPALLPNLGGSLPNEVFADILGLPTLWVPHSYPACGQHGVNEHMLTSIAREGLAIMTRLFWQLGEEGEQLMTRHHQWRRGEQ; encoded by the coding sequence ATGACAGAGCAACAGGCAGTTGACCAGGCGATGCACTATTTCGATGGCGGTGAGTTTCAGCAACTGCTGGCACGGCGCGTCGCCTGCGTGACCGAAAGCCAGCACGCCAGCAGACGGACAGAGCTGGACCACTATCTGCAGCAGGAAATTGGTCCGCAGCTGGCGGCGATGGGATTCACGCTACACCCGTTTGACAATCCGCAGCCCGGCAGCCCGCCGTTTCTGATCGCCACCCGTATCGAAGATCCGTCTAAACCCACGCTGCTCTGCTATGGCCACGGCGATGTAGTGTTTGGTGACGATGAAAACTGGCGTGAAGGGCTATCGCCGTGGCAACTCACAGCCGAAGGCGATCGCCTGTATGGACGTGGCAGCGCGGATAACAAAGGCCAGCACTGCGTGAATCTCGCGGCGCTGGAGCAGGTGTGGCAGGCACGCGGCGGCGCGCTGGGCTTCAACTGCAAAATCCTGTTCGAAATGGGCGAAGAGATCAGCTCGCCAGGGCTGGCTGAGATCTGCCAGCAACAGCAGGCGCTGTTAAAGGCCGATCTTTTTATCGCCTCGGATGGCCCACGCCTCAATGCGCTGCGGCCAACACTGTTTCTGGGTTCACGTGGAGCGGCGAACTTTCGTCTGACTATTCAGGCGCGTGACAACGCCTACCACTCCGGCAACTGGGGCGGACTGCTGAGCAATCCTGGTACTCAACTGGCCAGTGCGATCGCCTGCCTGGTGAATGCGCAGGGCGTATTACAGGTTGCCGCGCTGAAACCAGACTCCCTGACCGATGCCGTGCGCGCCATTCTCAGTGATATTGATGTGGGCGGCATGCCAGGCGACCCGGCGCTGGCGGAAGGCTGGGGTGAGCCTGGCCTGACCCCTGCCGAGCGTCTTTACGGCTGGAACACCCTGGAGGTGCTGGCCTTTGAAACCGGTAATCCGGCACGACCCATGAACGCTATTCCGGGCAGCGCTACGGCGGTGTGTCAGCTGCGTTTTGTAGTCGGCACCGACTGGGAAAATCTGGTGCTGCATGTCGAACGTCACCTGCATCAGCATGGCTTTGATAACGTCAGCGTGGAGTTTCTGCGCGGCTCACCGGCGACGCGGCTTGATCCGCAGGATCCGCTGGTGGACTGGGCGCTGGATACGCTGGCCCGCAGCAGCGGCAAAAAACCGGCGCTGCTGCCTAATCTCGGCGGTTCACTGCCCAATGAGGTCTTCGCCGATATCCTGGGACTGCCGACGCTATGGGTGCCACATTCTTATCCCGCCTGCGGCCAGCACGGCGTTAACGAACATATGCTCACCTCAATTGCACGCGAAGGCCTGGCGATTATGACTCGGCTGTTCTGGCAACTGGGCGAAGAGGGCGAACAGCTGATGACGCGCCACCATCAGTGGCGGAGAGGTGAACAATGA
- a CDS encoding MFS transporter, whose protein sequence is MSSIAQSAPQVKPSLHKTLFATCIGNALEWFDIAVYGFFASYIAHVFFPVSDPSVSLLLTFGSFGISFLIRPLGAIVLGNYADRHGRKKALLLSINLMMLGGAIITFMPGYATIGLAAPLLIILARLIQGFSAGGEFGSSTAFLVEHFPERKAFIASWQFATQGASTLMASAFGLGLTQWLSESEIQAWGWRIPFAFGLLIGPLGIYIRRHVQEPASFASQEKEAAPLKTLFGRQKALITLAIGVMVISTAVNYMLNYIPTYATKTLHLQGSVAFTATLIAGIILTVVTPIMGLWAERIGRLPLMWGSLLLLVVTIYPAFKWMVDHTTPTTLILLVAWMALLKSIYFSTVPSVMADLFPATTRASGMAISYNVAVTVFGGFAPLICSMLIAATGSSLAPGYYLMAVAVLSGIALLRCSKRVA, encoded by the coding sequence ATGAGCAGCATCGCGCAAAGTGCCCCGCAGGTGAAACCGAGCCTGCACAAAACGCTGTTCGCCACCTGCATCGGGAACGCGCTGGAGTGGTTCGACATTGCGGTTTATGGCTTTTTCGCCAGCTACATCGCCCACGTTTTCTTTCCGGTCAGCGATCCGTCGGTGTCGCTGCTGCTGACCTTCGGCAGCTTCGGTATCTCCTTTCTGATCCGTCCGCTGGGAGCCATCGTCCTGGGCAACTATGCCGACCGGCATGGCCGCAAAAAGGCGCTGCTGCTGTCGATTAATCTGATGATGCTGGGCGGGGCGATCATTACGTTTATGCCGGGTTACGCCACTATCGGTCTGGCTGCGCCGCTGCTGATTATTCTGGCGCGGCTGATACAGGGCTTTTCTGCCGGCGGTGAATTTGGCAGTTCGACCGCCTTTCTGGTGGAGCATTTTCCCGAGCGCAAAGCGTTCATCGCCAGCTGGCAGTTCGCCACCCAGGGTGCCAGTACGCTGATGGCATCGGCTTTCGGACTGGGGCTGACACAGTGGCTGAGCGAAAGTGAGATTCAGGCGTGGGGCTGGCGCATCCCGTTTGCTTTCGGCTTGCTGATTGGGCCACTGGGGATCTACATCCGCCGTCATGTGCAGGAACCCGCCAGCTTTGCGTCGCAGGAAAAGGAAGCCGCACCGCTGAAAACGCTGTTCGGGCGGCAGAAAGCGCTGATCACGCTGGCGATTGGCGTGATGGTGATTTCGACCGCAGTCAACTACATGCTCAACTACATCCCGACCTACGCCACTAAAACGCTGCACCTTCAGGGATCGGTCGCCTTCACTGCCACGCTGATAGCGGGAATTATACTGACGGTGGTGACGCCCATCATGGGATTGTGGGCGGAGCGGATTGGGCGGTTGCCGCTGATGTGGGGATCGCTGCTGTTGCTGGTGGTCACTATCTATCCCGCGTTTAAATGGATGGTCGATCACACCACGCCCACCACGCTGATCCTGCTGGTGGCCTGGATGGCGCTGCTGAAGTCGATCTACTTCTCGACGGTGCCATCGGTGATGGCCGATCTCTTCCCGGCGACTACCCGCGCCAGCGGAATGGCGATCAGTTACAACGTGGCCGTGACGGTATTCGGCGGATTTGCGCCGCTGATTTGCAGCATGCTGATTGCCGCCACCGGCAGCAGTCTGGCACCAGGCTACTACCTCATGGCAGTGGCAGTGCTGAGCGGTATCGCGCTGCTGCGTTGCAGTAAGCGGGTGGCATAG
- the aldA gene encoding aldehyde dehydrogenase, giving the protein MTTHHQHYINGEFVAHQGDQWIEVINPATEALLSRIPQGSRQDASLAINAAEAAQPAWEALPAVERGVWLHKIASAIRDREPELTATIVAEGGKTQGLAKTEVLFTADYLDYMAEWARRYEGEIINSDRPNENIFLFKKAIGVTTGILPWNFPFFLIARKAAPALITGNTIVIKPSELTPNNAALFARIIQTLGLPAGVINIVYGLGPEVGQELAANPKVGLVSLTGSVGAGIATMEAAAKNVTKVSLELGGKAPAIVMEDADLDLAVRSIISSRVINSGQVCNCVERVYVQEGIYDRFISAMTTAFKQVTFGDPAERSDIDMGPLINAAARDRVEQKVADAVAAGAKVVLGGRRAGERGFFFQPTLLTDVRQNMAIMQEEIFGPVLPVMTFKTLDEAIALANDCEYGLTSSIYTRNLNTTMIALRKLKFGETYVNRENFEAMQGFHAGWRKSGVGGADGKHGLEEYLQTHVAYLQFS; this is encoded by the coding sequence ATGACAACACATCATCAACATTACATTAATGGCGAGTTTGTCGCCCATCAGGGTGACCAGTGGATTGAGGTCATCAATCCGGCCACTGAAGCGTTGCTGTCACGCATTCCCCAGGGCAGCCGTCAGGATGCCAGCCTTGCGATCAATGCCGCCGAAGCTGCTCAGCCAGCGTGGGAAGCGTTGCCTGCGGTTGAACGCGGTGTCTGGCTGCACAAAATCGCCAGCGCCATCCGCGACCGCGAGCCTGAACTGACGGCGACCATCGTGGCGGAAGGCGGCAAAACCCAGGGCCTGGCGAAGACGGAAGTGCTGTTCACCGCCGACTATCTCGATTATATGGCGGAGTGGGCACGGCGTTATGAAGGCGAGATCATCAACAGCGACCGGCCTAACGAAAACATCTTCCTGTTTAAAAAAGCGATTGGCGTCACCACCGGAATTTTACCGTGGAACTTTCCCTTTTTCCTGATCGCCCGCAAAGCAGCGCCTGCCCTGATCACCGGTAACACGATTGTGATTAAACCCAGCGAGCTGACGCCGAACAATGCCGCACTGTTTGCCAGGATTATCCAGACGCTGGGTCTGCCAGCTGGCGTCATTAACATTGTCTATGGTCTGGGGCCGGAAGTGGGACAGGAACTGGCGGCCAATCCAAAGGTCGGGCTGGTGAGTCTGACGGGCAGCGTCGGCGCAGGTATCGCCACCATGGAAGCCGCGGCTAAAAATGTGACCAAAGTGTCGCTGGAACTGGGCGGCAAAGCGCCCGCCATCGTGATGGAGGATGCCGACCTGGATCTGGCGGTGCGATCCATAATCAGTTCACGCGTGATCAACAGCGGCCAGGTCTGTAACTGCGTGGAGCGCGTCTATGTGCAGGAAGGCATTTACGATCGGTTTATCAGCGCAATGACTACCGCGTTTAAGCAGGTGACGTTTGGCGATCCCGCCGAACGCAGTGATATCGATATGGGACCGCTGATTAATGCCGCCGCACGGGATCGGGTCGAGCAGAAAGTGGCCGATGCCGTTGCCGCAGGTGCAAAAGTCGTTCTGGGCGGCAGGCGCGCCGGAGAGAGAGGCTTCTTCTTCCAGCCTACGCTGCTGACCGATGTGCGTCAGAATATGGCGATTATGCAAGAGGAGATTTTTGGCCCGGTGCTGCCGGTGATGACCTTTAAAACGCTGGATGAGGCGATTGCGCTGGCTAACGACTGCGAGTATGGATTGACCTCATCAATTTATACCCGGAATCTCAATACCACGATGATCGCGCTGCGCAAGCTGAAGTTTGGCGAGACCTATGTGAACCGTGAGAACTTCGAAGCGATGCAGGGCTTTCACGCCGGATGGCGTAAGTCGGGTGTCGGCGGAGCCGATGGAAAACATGGTCTGGAGGAGTATCTGCAGACCCATGTTGCCTATCTGCAGTTCAGTTAA
- a CDS encoding DksA/TraR family C4-type zinc finger protein, which produces MASGWAGDGAVQEQIDSTVNDGIERVRQSLGQGESATECELCGEPIPEARRQALKGVHYCVACQEKIDKQQQTSSLYNRRGSKDSQLR; this is translated from the coding sequence ATGGCAAGCGGATGGGCAGGAGACGGCGCAGTACAGGAACAGATTGATAGCACTGTTAACGACGGGATTGAGCGGGTCAGACAATCGCTCGGGCAGGGCGAAAGTGCCACCGAATGTGAACTCTGCGGCGAACCGATTCCTGAAGCGCGCCGTCAGGCACTTAAAGGCGTGCATTACTGCGTGGCGTGTCAGGAAAAAATCGATAAACAGCAGCAGACCAGCAGCTTATATAACCGTCGTGGCAGTAAAGACAGTCAGCTGCGCTAA
- a CDS encoding YoaK family small membrane protein: MRIGILFPIAIIVAGVGFLAWFIGSGLAMPGS; this comes from the coding sequence ATGAGAATTGGAATTCTGTTTCCGATCGCCATCATCGTGGCGGGCGTGGGCTTTCTGGCGTGGTTTATTGGCAGCGGCCTGGCAATGCCAGGCTCCTGA
- the rhaT gene encoding L-rhamnose/proton symporter RhaT: MNSAIIAGIFWHFVGAASAACFYAPFKQVKRWSWETMWSIGGLMSWLILPWAVSAILLPDFRAYYSSFTLSQLTPVFLFGAMWGIGNINYGLTMRYLGMSMGIGIAIGITLVVGTLMTPLLQGRFGELFASAGGRLTLLGVLVALIGVGIVTRAGLLKERALGINAEEFNLRKGLLLAVMCGIFSAGMSFAMDAAKPMHQAAANLGIDPLYVALPSYVIIMGGGALVNLAFCFWRLATRPELSVRKDFSVGKSLLIANTAFAVLGGTMWYLQFFFYAWGHARIPAQYDYVSWMLHMSLYVLCGGLVGLLMKEWKSAGRRPVSVLSIGCVVIIIAANIVGLGMAA; the protein is encoded by the coding sequence ATGAACAGCGCCATTATTGCAGGTATCTTCTGGCATTTTGTCGGTGCTGCCAGCGCCGCATGTTTTTACGCGCCTTTTAAACAGGTGAAAAGATGGTCATGGGAAACCATGTGGTCAATTGGCGGCCTGATGTCGTGGCTTATCCTGCCGTGGGCGGTCAGTGCTATTTTATTGCCAGACTTCAGGGCCTATTACAGCAGTTTTACGCTGTCGCAGCTGACGCCGGTTTTTCTGTTTGGCGCGATGTGGGGCATAGGCAATATTAACTACGGCCTGACCATGCGTTACCTCGGCATGTCGATGGGGATCGGTATCGCGATTGGCATTACCCTGGTGGTCGGCACGCTGATGACGCCACTCTTGCAGGGCCGTTTTGGCGAACTGTTTGCTTCGGCAGGGGGCCGGTTAACCCTGCTGGGCGTGCTGGTGGCGCTGATTGGCGTTGGGATAGTGACGCGTGCCGGGCTATTAAAGGAGCGGGCGCTGGGGATAAACGCCGAAGAGTTTAACCTCAGAAAAGGACTGCTGCTGGCGGTGATGTGCGGCATTTTCTCAGCGGGTATGTCCTTTGCGATGGACGCGGCGAAACCGATGCATCAGGCCGCCGCTAATCTGGGCATCGATCCGCTCTATGTGGCTTTACCCAGCTACGTCATCATCATGGGCGGCGGGGCACTGGTGAATCTGGCCTTCTGTTTCTGGCGGCTGGCCACCCGGCCTGAACTGTCGGTACGAAAAGACTTCTCTGTCGGAAAGTCGCTGCTGATTGCCAATACCGCTTTTGCGGTGCTCGGCGGCACCATGTGGTATCTGCAGTTCTTCTTTTACGCCTGGGGCCATGCCCGCATCCCGGCGCAGTATGACTATGTCAGTTGGATGCTGCATATGAGCCTTTACGTCCTGTGTGGTGGGCTGGTAGGCCTGCTGATGAAAGAGTGGAAGTCAGCAGGGCGTCGCCCGGTAAGCGTTTTATCGATCGGCTGTGTGGTGATTATCATTGCCGCTAACATCGTCGGGCTGGGTATGGCGGCCTGA
- the rhaR gene encoding HTH-type transcriptional activator RhaR gives MALILSRDDYFPATSLPVAVAERMPQPSFPPHQHEFSEIVIVWRGNGLHVLNDRPWLITCGDVFYIRDSDCHSYDSVNNLVLDNILYCRDRFGLGLDWNQLLPQQGPDTPGCWRLTTRGMSLARGVISQLERESRKSDPLSVQLSEALFLQLALILRRHGYAADRPWALPEGEQLDLLMSALQGALARPFDLAAFCQQNQLSERALRQLFRQQTGMTIGHYLRQLQLCQAKYLLRTQDCLISEVAARCGFDDSNYFSVVFTRDTGLTPSAWRQRFIAPRQALKSTESD, from the coding sequence ATGGCATTGATACTCAGTCGGGATGACTATTTTCCCGCCACCAGTTTACCGGTGGCGGTTGCCGAAAGGATGCCCCAACCCTCCTTTCCGCCCCATCAACACGAGTTCAGTGAAATCGTGATTGTCTGGCGCGGTAACGGCCTGCATGTCCTCAACGATCGTCCCTGGCTGATAACCTGCGGCGACGTTTTTTATATCCGCGACAGTGACTGCCATAGCTACGATAGCGTTAACAATCTGGTGCTGGATAATATCCTCTACTGCCGTGACCGCTTTGGCCTTGGCCTTGACTGGAATCAACTGCTGCCTCAACAGGGACCGGACACGCCCGGCTGCTGGCGTCTGACCACACGCGGCATGTCACTGGCCCGTGGCGTTATCAGCCAGCTGGAGCGTGAAAGCCGCAAAAGCGATCCGCTGTCAGTACAGCTCTCTGAGGCGCTGTTTTTACAGCTGGCATTGATTCTGCGCCGCCATGGCTACGCCGCCGATCGTCCCTGGGCATTGCCGGAGGGTGAACAGCTTGATCTGCTGATGTCAGCCTTACAGGGTGCCCTTGCCCGTCCCTTCGATCTGGCGGCGTTTTGTCAGCAGAATCAGCTCAGCGAGCGGGCGCTGCGGCAGCTTTTTCGTCAGCAGACCGGGATGACCATTGGTCATTACCTGCGCCAGCTGCAGCTCTGCCAGGCAAAATATCTGCTGCGCACACAGGATTGCCTGATTAGTGAGGTCGCCGCCCGCTGCGGCTTTGATGACAGTAACTATTTCTCGGTGGTCTTCACCCGTGATACCGGTTTAACGCCCAGTGCCTGGCGTCAGCGATTTATTGCGCCCCGGCAGGCGCTCAAGAGTACCGAGTCTGACTAA
- the rhaS gene encoding HTH-type transcriptional activator RhaS: MTILHSADFFPEGDYAIAIEPRIPQAAFPEHHHDFHEIVLVEQGSGIHVFNGQPQTLCAGCVCFVRDHDRHLYEQTENLCLTNVLYRSPGAFRFLSGLQALLPCDQDGQYTSHWRINHKVMAQALSVTAKMQQDDTWSLEKQAHQEQLFLQLLVLLREACIDGQSQDQEARLHRLLDWLGDHYSDEIVWEELADRFSLSLRTLHRQMKQQTGSTPQRYLNRLRLLQARHLLRHSDMRITDIAFQCGFGDSNHFSTLFRREFGCAPRAERQQML, translated from the coding sequence ATGACCATATTGCACAGTGCAGATTTTTTTCCCGAAGGCGATTACGCGATAGCGATTGAACCCCGCATACCGCAGGCAGCTTTTCCGGAACATCATCATGATTTTCATGAAATTGTACTGGTGGAGCAAGGCTCCGGCATTCATGTGTTTAATGGTCAGCCGCAGACGCTGTGTGCGGGCTGTGTCTGCTTTGTGCGCGATCACGATCGTCATCTCTATGAGCAGACCGAAAATCTTTGCCTGACCAATGTGCTTTATCGCAGTCCCGGCGCGTTTCGCTTTCTCTCCGGGCTGCAGGCTTTGTTGCCCTGCGATCAGGACGGGCAATACACCTCTCACTGGCGTATCAATCACAAAGTGATGGCGCAGGCGCTGAGTGTGACAGCGAAGATGCAGCAGGATGATACCTGGTCGCTGGAGAAACAGGCGCACCAGGAACAGCTCTTTTTGCAGTTGCTGGTGTTGCTGCGGGAAGCCTGTATTGACGGGCAGAGTCAGGATCAGGAAGCACGATTGCATCGCCTGCTCGACTGGCTTGGCGACCATTACAGTGACGAGATTGTCTGGGAGGAACTGGCTGATCGCTTCTCCCTGTCACTGCGAACCCTGCATCGGCAGATGAAGCAGCAAACCGGCAGTACGCCGCAGCGCTATCTGAACCGTTTGCGGCTGTTACAGGCTCGTCATCTGCTGCGTCACAGTGATATGCGAATTACCGATATCGCCTTCCAGTGTGGATTTGGTGACAGTAACCATTTCTCAACCCTGTTCAGGCGCGAATTTGGCTGTGCACCGCGAGCGGAGCGCCAGCAGATGTTGTAA
- the rhaB gene encoding rhamnulokinase: MTRRNIVAIDLGASSGRVMLASWDAAQRQLALREVRRFKNKRQRRAGYDCWDLAMLEQEIRAGLAQLDDEGVVPDSIGIDTWGVDMVLLDAEGEQVGEAVSYRDARTHGLMEQAQHELSRSAIYGRTGIQFLPFNTLYQMRALHQQQPDWQARVAHALMIPDYLHYRLTGNLNWEYTNATTTQMLNIHSGEWDRDLLAWAGVDARWFGQPQAPGNTVGHWINRAGTAVPVIAVATHDTASAVLATPLMQDDAAYLSSGTWSLMGFESLQPYACDTALRANITNEGGAEGYRVLKNIMGLWLLQRICSELQIDDLSMLIEETARQPACVSLISPNDARFINPDSMVNEIQNACAEQGMPVPQSAAALARCIFDSLALLYREVIQELAQLRGKPFSQLHVVGGGSQNRFLNQLCADACQIPVLAGPIEASTLGNVGCQLIALGELTDVADFRCSVINNFPLEKFEPQTHSVFSASQARFATLSQPAKEPAYD, encoded by the coding sequence ATGACCAGGAGAAACATTGTTGCTATCGATCTCGGCGCATCCAGCGGACGGGTCATGCTCGCCAGCTGGGATGCCGCGCAGCGCCAGCTGGCACTGCGTGAGGTCCGGCGCTTTAAAAATAAGCGCCAGCGTCGTGCCGGTTATGACTGCTGGGATCTGGCTATGCTGGAGCAGGAGATACGCGCCGGGCTGGCTCAGTTAGATGATGAAGGCGTTGTCCCTGACAGTATCGGCATCGACACCTGGGGTGTTGATATGGTGCTGCTGGATGCAGAGGGTGAGCAGGTGGGTGAAGCGGTCAGCTATCGTGATGCGCGCACGCACGGTCTGATGGAGCAGGCACAGCATGAGCTGAGCCGCAGCGCCATTTATGGCCGAACCGGCATTCAGTTTCTGCCGTTCAATACACTCTATCAGATGCGCGCTCTGCATCAGCAGCAGCCAGACTGGCAGGCCCGCGTGGCGCATGCGCTGATGATACCTGACTACCTGCATTATCGCCTGACCGGTAATCTCAACTGGGAATACACCAACGCGACCACCACGCAAATGCTCAATATTCACAGCGGTGAGTGGGATCGCGATTTGCTCGCCTGGGCGGGCGTTGACGCGCGGTGGTTCGGTCAGCCGCAGGCACCCGGCAATACCGTTGGTCACTGGATCAATCGCGCAGGCACGGCGGTTCCGGTGATCGCCGTCGCCACTCACGACACTGCCAGCGCAGTTCTTGCAACGCCGCTGATGCAGGACGACGCCGCTTATCTCAGCTCAGGAACCTGGTCGCTGATGGGCTTCGAAAGTCTGCAGCCCTATGCCTGCGATACGGCACTGCGCGCCAACATCACTAACGAAGGCGGCGCTGAGGGGTATCGCGTACTGAAAAACATCATGGGGCTGTGGCTGTTGCAGCGTATCTGCAGCGAACTGCAGATTGACGATCTCAGCATGCTGATTGAAGAAACTGCCCGTCAGCCCGCCTGTGTTTCACTCATCAGTCCCAATGATGCGCGCTTTATCAATCCGGACAGCATGGTTAATGAGATTCAGAACGCCTGCGCAGAGCAGGGCATGCCGGTGCCGCAATCTGCCGCTGCGCTGGCTCGCTGCATATTTGACAGCCTGGCGCTGCTCTACCGTGAAGTCATTCAGGAGCTGGCACAGTTGCGCGGCAAGCCTTTCAGCCAGTTGCACGTGGTGGGAGGCGGCAGCCAGAACCGCTTTCTTAATCAGCTCTGCGCCGATGCCTGCCAGATCCCGGTACTGGCAGGCCCGATTGAAGCCTCCACGCTGGGTAACGTTGGTTGCCAGCTGATTGCCCTGGGCGAACTGACCGATGTGGCTGATTTCCGCTGCAGCGTCATTAACAACTTCCCACTCGAAAAATTCGAACCGCAAACACACAGCGTCTTCAGTGCCAGTCAGGCACGCTTCGCGACGCTGAGTCAACCCGCTAAGGAACCCGCTTATGACTAA